One window of the Candidatus Saccharibacteria bacterium genome contains the following:
- a CDS encoding 50S ribosomal protein L25, translating to MSDAITLLVEPRDTLGKGVKRLRKTGVVPAVIHDHGKDSIHIQAEYQALAKAFHQAGRHHPVELKVGDKKYTALIRSAAFDPRLGTITHVVFNAVSANQKVDAEIPVAPRYAEGNEASPAERAGLIVLTQLDTVEVKALPKDLPDQLFYDAEKLVAVGDQITVADLEVPAGVVVETEPNHSLATVFEPSALAAANDEAGGDAEEAAPAAEVAEGAEGEAPAAEAEAPKE from the coding sequence ATGTCGGATGCTATTACATTACTAGTAGAGCCGCGTGACACACTTGGTAAGGGTGTGAAACGCCTAAGAAAAACAGGCGTTGTCCCTGCGGTCATCCATGACCACGGCAAAGATTCCATTCATATCCAGGCAGAATACCAGGCTCTAGCCAAGGCCTTTCATCAAGCAGGTCGTCACCACCCAGTAGAACTGAAAGTGGGGGACAAGAAGTATACTGCGCTTATCCGCAGTGCAGCGTTTGACCCACGCCTTGGTACCATTACGCACGTTGTCTTTAATGCCGTGAGCGCAAACCAGAAGGTTGATGCCGAAATTCCTGTTGCGCCTCGGTACGCCGAAGGCAACGAAGCGAGCCCAGCTGAACGCGCTGGCCTCATTGTTTTGACTCAGCTAGACACCGTCGAGGTGAAAGCGCTGCCAAAAGATTTGCCCGACCAGCTATTCTATGACGCCGAAAAACTCGTAGCAGTTGGCGACCAGATAACCGTAGCCGACCTAGAAGTGCCGGCAGGTGTGGTTGTTGAGACAGAACCAAACCACTCGCTCGCAACCGTGTTTGAGCCAAGCGCACTTGCTGCGGCTAACGATGAAGCTGGCGGTGACGCCGAAGAAGCCGCTCCAGCCGCCGAAGTCGCCGAAGGCGCTGAAGGCGAAGCGCCAGCCGCCGAAGCCGAGGCTCCCAAAGAATAA
- a CDS encoding TIGR00725 family protein, with protein MKKPQIAVIGSAGPEEYPHKKPLDAMFSAARQIGEQLAQQQCIVVCGGKGGIMEAVSAGAKAYGGTTVGEIAGDDRFAGNDYIDVEVVTTDVGFRGPSLLIGMSDVIISLGGGAGTLQELAVAYRMKKPIILLKGYGGWTDRITTKYLDERKLVPFIITHRPEKAVQLAVNVAQGLIDAT; from the coding sequence ATGAAAAAACCACAAATTGCTGTTATAGGCTCCGCTGGCCCCGAGGAATATCCGCACAAAAAACCGCTAGATGCCATGTTTTCCGCAGCAAGACAGATAGGAGAGCAGCTTGCGCAACAGCAATGTATTGTTGTCTGTGGCGGTAAGGGCGGGATCATGGAGGCAGTCAGCGCAGGCGCAAAAGCCTACGGAGGCACGACAGTCGGCGAAATTGCGGGCGATGATAGATTTGCAGGAAACGACTACATTGATGTTGAGGTGGTAACAACTGATGTTGGTTTTCGGGGGCCTTCACTACTCATAGGTATGAGCGACGTTATTATTTCTCTGGGGGGTGGCGCAGGTACCCTCCAAGAACTTGCTGTCGCCTATCGGATGAAGAAACCCATTATACTACTCAAAGGGTATGGTGGTTGGACAGACAGAATCACGACAAAATATTTGGATGAGAGGAAACTTGTACCATTCATCATTACTCATCGTCCAGAAAAGGCCGTACAGCTTGCGGTTAATGTAGCTCAGGGTCTTATAGACGCTACATAA
- a CDS encoding rhodanese-related sulfurtransferase, producing the protein MQKILLYYKFTPVKDPEMLKLWQKTLCDSLNLHGRILVSSQGINGTVGGDIEDLKAYVKKTKEFPGFKDILWKWSEGGRDNFPRMSVKVKKELVAFETWDEIQVDEKGVVGTGPHLKPHEVNELVSQYGDDVVFFDGRNQYEAAVGRFKNAVVPDTRTSRDFKRELESGKYDDLKNKKVISYCTGGVRCELLSAMMKQRGFKDVYQIDGGIVKYGEAYGDDGLWEGNLYVFDGRMGMNFSDHAKVIGQCIHCKGKTSNYENCANPACNDLVLICEPCKRDPKKLYHTKDCEKKHHEKTPA; encoded by the coding sequence ATGCAAAAGATTCTCCTTTACTACAAGTTCACCCCAGTCAAAGACCCGGAAATGCTTAAGCTGTGGCAAAAAACGTTGTGTGATTCGCTCAACTTGCATGGGCGCATACTGGTGAGCTCGCAGGGTATAAACGGCACAGTGGGCGGAGACATAGAAGACCTTAAGGCGTATGTAAAGAAGACAAAAGAATTTCCTGGCTTCAAAGACATACTATGGAAATGGAGTGAAGGTGGGCGAGACAACTTTCCGCGCATGAGTGTGAAGGTTAAAAAAGAGCTCGTTGCATTTGAAACATGGGATGAAATACAGGTGGATGAAAAAGGTGTCGTTGGCACTGGGCCGCACCTCAAACCACACGAAGTAAATGAGCTGGTGTCGCAATATGGCGATGACGTTGTGTTCTTTGACGGACGTAACCAGTACGAGGCTGCCGTTGGCCGTTTTAAAAACGCGGTAGTACCAGATACACGCACTTCGCGCGACTTTAAGAGAGAGCTAGAGAGTGGTAAATACGATGACCTGAAAAATAAAAAAGTCATTTCCTACTGCACGGGTGGCGTACGCTGCGAACTACTGAGTGCCATGATGAAACAGCGTGGCTTCAAGGACGTTTACCAAATAGACGGCGGTATCGTAAAGTACGGCGAAGCATATGGTGACGACGGGCTGTGGGAGGGAAATCTCTATGTATTTGACGGCCGTATGGGTATGAACTTTAGTGACCATGCCAAGGTAATCGGCCAGTGCATTCACTGCAAGGGCAAAACCAGTAACTACGAAAACTGTGCGAACCCCGCTTGCAACGACCTTGTCCTCATTTGCGAACCCTGCAAGCGCGACCCCAAAAAGCTGTACCACACGAAAGACTGCGAGAAGAAACATCATGAAAAAACACCAGCTTAA
- a CDS encoding isoprenylcysteine carboxylmethyltransferase family protein, with protein sequence MKKHQLKILIPVAYCIASLTLFYVVVRSGVTAVQIVGIVLAVTAFALWITARVQLANNFSIGAHANELVTTGLYARFRHPVYYFSILALIGITLAVANYYLFGAVAVLIILEMSRIRGEERKLHDAFGKRYEVYKKNTWF encoded by the coding sequence ATGAAAAAACACCAGCTTAAAATCCTCATTCCGGTGGCATATTGCATCGCATCGCTTACCCTTTTCTATGTCGTGGTTCGCAGTGGCGTTACTGCCGTGCAGATTGTTGGCATAGTACTGGCAGTGACTGCATTTGCCCTGTGGATTACCGCCCGCGTCCAGCTCGCCAATAACTTTTCCATAGGTGCTCATGCAAATGAACTCGTCACAACGGGTCTATATGCCAGATTCAGGCACCCGGTGTACTATTTCTCTATCTTGGCGCTCATCGGCATCACATTGGCTGTGGCGAACTATTACCTCTTCGGCGCCGTAGCAGTATTGATTATCTTGGAAATGAGCAGAATAAGAGGCGAAGAACGAAAGCTGCACGATGCTTTCGGCAAACGGTACGAAGTCTACAAGAAAAACACCTGGTTTTAA
- a CDS encoding type II toxin-antitoxin system Phd/YefM family antitoxin, with the protein MSITETNVADLRSNLADAFTVAQNGGVVVVNKRGGSGVVMISRDEYEDYVAATNPRLIKKVADARAEITAGNTVTLEELMNQ; encoded by the coding sequence ATGAGTATTACTGAAACAAATGTGGCAGACCTACGGTCAAATTTGGCCGATGCATTTACTGTTGCCCAAAATGGCGGTGTTGTGGTGGTCAATAAGCGTGGCGGGAGCGGAGTAGTTATGATTAGTCGGGACGAATATGAAGATTATGTTGCGGCTACCAACCCGAGGCTTATCAAAAAAGTCGCAGATGCACGAGCCGAGATAACCGCTGGCAATACTGTGACGCTTGAAGAGCTAATGAACCAGTAA
- a CDS encoding ABC transporter ATP-binding protein, which translates to MSKKATNRFISLRSLIAFCRPYRWGIFLTMGIMLFSAGLLMFIPVFIGKLVGAVAQNPVSTHDAWFYAWMLIACSIGHNLTWRAGEFAYRHFVNPLSFRYETHLFQAVITKPYPYFVDKFTGKVSSYISTLRTEFHTLLDQTVFNYTSSFISLVAIFFILSSINWQTGVVFATGITCMFLVGNYTLKKSMRYQKVETDTNATKNGHVIDAIANFSSVKAFRTEAREIRTITHHRDATITASRRAILWIIIFWGSMSVFVRDFIWPVVVIMNLMFFLNGSITLAEFTTILSTALLFTTTVWDAVYDISQFGLTMAKTDEAHTYLFGNSVVGQESHTVDIQPAKFEDSFEVRNLSFAYPDKSDTTVLHNISFTLKQGEKLGIVGRSGSGKSTITKLLLDHYDVPTNTFYFDGKPVTSGSVAEHIAFVPQDTTLFHRSIADNIAYAASREVSQKDIRRAATDAEAEEFISKLSEGYDTLVGERGVKLSGGQRQRIAIARAIVRDAPILVLDEATSSLDSESERHIQKALENMWQHKTVIAVAHRLSTLRHMNRIIVMDKGRIIEEGTHAELLEQNGTYAKLWNHQSGGFIDE; encoded by the coding sequence ATGAGTAAAAAAGCGACAAATCGGTTTATTTCGCTGCGCTCGCTGATTGCATTTTGTCGGCCATACCGGTGGGGTATTTTTTTGACCATGGGCATTATGCTTTTTTCGGCTGGGTTACTTATGTTTATACCGGTTTTCATAGGGAAACTCGTTGGAGCAGTTGCTCAAAATCCGGTTAGTACACATGATGCCTGGTTTTATGCCTGGATGCTTATTGCGTGCAGCATAGGCCACAACCTTACGTGGCGAGCCGGTGAATTTGCGTACCGGCATTTTGTAAACCCGCTTAGTTTTCGCTACGAAACACATTTGTTTCAGGCGGTGATAACAAAACCCTATCCGTATTTCGTCGATAAATTTACCGGCAAAGTATCTTCCTACATATCGACACTGCGGACAGAGTTCCACACGCTCCTCGACCAAACGGTATTTAACTACACGAGTTCATTCATTAGCCTCGTTGCCATATTTTTCATATTAAGCTCAATCAATTGGCAAACTGGTGTCGTTTTTGCCACCGGCATCACCTGTATGTTCTTGGTTGGGAATTATACCTTGAAAAAAAGCATGCGTTACCAAAAGGTCGAGACAGATACAAACGCGACAAAAAACGGACATGTCATAGACGCAATTGCTAACTTTTCGAGCGTGAAAGCATTTCGCACCGAGGCCAGAGAAATACGCACCATAACCCACCACCGTGATGCAACCATCACCGCCAGCCGCCGGGCAATTTTATGGATAATCATATTTTGGGGAAGTATGTCGGTGTTTGTTCGTGATTTTATTTGGCCCGTCGTGGTCATCATGAACCTTATGTTTTTCCTGAATGGTAGTATTACCTTGGCCGAATTTACGACAATCCTCTCAACAGCGCTGCTCTTCACGACAACGGTATGGGACGCAGTGTACGACATATCGCAATTTGGCCTAACCATGGCCAAAACCGACGAGGCACATACCTATTTGTTCGGGAATAGTGTTGTCGGCCAAGAAAGTCACACTGTAGATATACAGCCCGCCAAGTTCGAAGACAGCTTTGAAGTGCGTAATCTGTCATTCGCTTATCCCGATAAGTCAGACACGACCGTTCTCCACAACATATCCTTCACCCTAAAACAGGGCGAAAAACTCGGGATTGTCGGAAGGAGCGGTAGCGGCAAGAGCACTATTACGAAACTGCTGCTTGACCACTACGATGTGCCGACCAACACCTTTTATTTTGACGGCAAACCCGTCACAAGCGGTTCGGTAGCAGAACATATTGCTTTTGTACCCCAAGATACAACGCTTTTTCACCGTAGCATAGCAGATAATATTGCCTACGCCGCAAGTCGTGAGGTTTCGCAAAAAGATATTCGCCGTGCTGCCACAGACGCAGAGGCAGAGGAATTCATATCGAAACTGAGCGAGGGCTACGATACGTTGGTAGGCGAAAGGGGCGTAAAACTAAGTGGCGGCCAAAGACAACGAATTGCGATTGCCCGAGCAATCGTACGTGATGCCCCAATTCTAGTTCTCGATGAAGCAACCAGCTCGCTTGATAGCGAAAGTGAGCGTCATATTCAAAAAGCTCTTGAAAACATGTGGCAACATAAAACCGTTATTGCCGTAGCCCACCGCCTCAGTACGCTCCGCCACATGAATCGTATCATCGTTATGGACAAAGGGCGTATAATCGAGGAAGGTACCCACGCTGAACTCCTTGAGCAAAATGGCACCTATGCCAAACTCTGGAACCACCAGTCAGGAGGGTTTATCGATGAGTAA
- a CDS encoding type II toxin-antitoxin system RelE/ParE family toxin, producing the protein MRIIFSRRAEKDFLKLNPLLRKRIGSKLQFYTHSPMPLGHAKPLINAAAGSYRYRIGDYRVVFDVNHDTIEILHIEHRRDVYKKR; encoded by the coding sequence ATGCGAATCATATTTTCACGACGAGCGGAGAAAGACTTTTTAAAACTCAACCCACTTCTCAGAAAGCGAATAGGGAGCAAGCTGCAGTTCTATACTCATTCTCCTATGCCACTGGGACACGCAAAACCGCTCATTAATGCCGCAGCCGGGTCGTATCGCTACCGAATTGGAGATTATAGAGTTGTGTTTGACGTGAACCATGACACCATAGAAATTTTACACATAGAACATAGACGAGATGTGTACAAGAAAAGGTAA
- a CDS encoding ABC transporter ATP-binding protein: MARYFLGASLEIAGSILSIYATAQLAAGLARFVGGSGDASGLWFWLWLDIGCAVAIAVGFWLMSAAKRILYYRMVAWSTYYYHSTLCRLVITDFENKNVRSLITKVAAGYTWQLSNIMQYMLDLIYGLLRFAAITVVVAQIAWWVIPLLAVFLLPSLVLENKLQSLQWFVWDQKGDHRHIFWGLEWLLRRVRAQMELRSLQSGTYVTEKLRRMNESFYTKQERTFRRASKRLLPAKVIEGVGTAAGAVYLLKQFLGGALSLHQYFFLSGALLRVGGALNAIFGSLNYMQEPLIFARDYFQLIDRQPKLIDKPDAHPLKTSGPPTIEFENVSFAYPGKDSVILDNVSFCIKPGEHVALVGENGAGKSTLIKLLLRFYRPTSGRILLEGKDLQDLAIETWYAHVASLFQDFNQYTLSVHENVSIGRADIAPNHEKILAAALKSNLDEVVSLYPHGYDTMLDSSFEKGIEPSGGQWQRVALARAFYRDAPVLILDEPTSAIDAKAEYDIFNNIFAHYQDRTAIIVSHRFSTVRRAHRIIVLDEGKIVEQGTHAELMKQYGLYHELFTKQAEGYKE; encoded by the coding sequence GTGGCGAGATACTTTCTAGGAGCCTCACTCGAAATAGCCGGTAGCATACTGTCTATTTATGCGACCGCCCAGCTCGCGGCGGGGCTGGCGCGATTTGTCGGTGGCTCGGGAGATGCTTCTGGGCTGTGGTTTTGGCTATGGCTCGATATTGGGTGTGCCGTAGCGATTGCAGTGGGCTTTTGGCTGATGTCTGCCGCCAAGCGGATTTTGTACTATCGTATGGTCGCGTGGTCGACGTACTACTACCACTCTACTCTCTGTCGGCTTGTTATCACCGATTTTGAAAACAAAAACGTCCGCAGCCTCATCACCAAAGTTGCCGCCGGCTACACCTGGCAACTCTCCAATATCATGCAGTACATGCTCGATCTCATCTATGGGCTATTGCGGTTTGCAGCTATCACGGTAGTGGTGGCTCAGATCGCTTGGTGGGTGATACCACTGCTCGCAGTATTTCTCTTGCCCAGTCTGGTTTTGGAAAACAAGCTACAGAGTCTACAGTGGTTTGTGTGGGATCAAAAAGGCGATCATCGGCACATATTTTGGGGGCTAGAATGGCTCCTCCGCCGCGTGCGAGCTCAGATGGAACTGCGCAGTCTGCAATCTGGTACCTATGTGACCGAAAAACTCCGGCGCATGAACGAATCTTTCTACACCAAGCAAGAGCGCACTTTCCGACGGGCCAGCAAAAGGCTGCTCCCTGCCAAGGTCATAGAGGGTGTCGGTACGGCCGCTGGGGCAGTCTACTTGCTCAAGCAGTTTCTGGGAGGAGCGCTTTCGCTACATCAGTACTTTTTCTTGTCTGGCGCGCTTCTGCGTGTGGGCGGAGCGCTCAATGCGATTTTTGGCTCGCTCAATTATATGCAGGAACCGCTCATTTTTGCGCGCGATTATTTCCAGCTCATCGACAGACAGCCAAAACTCATTGATAAGCCAGACGCTCATCCACTCAAAACCAGTGGCCCACCGACAATCGAGTTTGAAAACGTCAGTTTTGCGTACCCCGGCAAAGACAGCGTGATCCTCGACAATGTCTCATTCTGTATCAAGCCAGGTGAGCACGTGGCGCTCGTGGGCGAAAACGGCGCGGGCAAATCGACGCTCATCAAACTGCTGCTGCGTTTTTATCGGCCGACATCTGGTCGTATTTTGCTGGAAGGCAAAGATTTGCAAGACCTAGCGATCGAGACATGGTATGCCCATGTTGCCAGCCTGTTTCAAGACTTTAACCAGTACACATTGTCGGTCCATGAAAACGTCTCGATTGGCCGTGCAGATATTGCGCCCAATCACGAAAAAATCTTAGCGGCAGCCTTAAAAAGCAACCTCGACGAAGTCGTCTCACTCTACCCACATGGCTACGATACGATGCTCGATAGCAGCTTTGAAAAAGGCATCGAGCCGAGCGGTGGGCAGTGGCAGCGTGTGGCGCTGGCGCGGGCATTTTACCGGGATGCACCAGTGCTTATCCTAGATGAGCCGACGAGTGCCATTGACGCCAAAGCCGAGTACGATATATTCAATAACATCTTTGCACACTACCAAGACCGAACCGCCATTATTGTCAGCCATCGCTTTTCTACCGTCCGACGCGCACACCGCATTATCGTCCTAGACGAAGGCAAAATAGTCGAGCAAGGCACTCATGCCGAGCTCATGAAACAATACGGACTATATCACGAACTCTTCACCAAACAAGCCGAGGGATACAAAGAATAG
- a CDS encoding IS982 family transposase, whose translation MQFASLTDEDNTMVLIGLYDVVWDFHQALLRKLPPSLPMPDQTHPPTRKTKLPMAMLVSLILFKFFTGHRSWKDYYRYLKSHHHGVTVGNLPTYKNFMRSVHNLTGYALVFLEVIRKHCKQGVSLQCADSTKLAVCNIKREFTHKVTLGMATKSKSTMGWYYGFKLHLVVDKEGQILAWRITTATVDDRKGLSLVWSELTGMIVADAGYLGSNWQEVAKDLGLRLLTGVKKIMRKLMSKWEYFLRKARGRVETTFSVLKLRLGLETSLPRSVMGFFAHYVWCLLAYQLRRMGQLESQAKQALLTDGVA comes from the coding sequence ATGCAGTTTGCTTCCCTTACCGATGAGGATAATACCATGGTTTTAATTGGTCTGTACGATGTGGTGTGGGATTTCCATCAAGCATTGCTGCGAAAGCTGCCGCCGTCGTTGCCTATGCCAGATCAAACCCATCCACCAACCAGAAAGACCAAATTGCCGATGGCCATGCTCGTATCCCTCATCCTGTTCAAGTTCTTCACTGGCCACAGATCCTGGAAGGATTACTATCGCTATCTCAAATCTCATCATCACGGCGTTACTGTTGGCAACCTGCCAACGTATAAAAACTTCATGCGTTCAGTACATAACCTGACAGGGTATGCACTCGTATTCCTGGAAGTGATCCGTAAACACTGCAAACAAGGCGTTAGCTTGCAATGCGCTGACAGTACCAAGCTGGCAGTCTGCAACATCAAACGGGAGTTCACCCATAAAGTGACGCTTGGCATGGCGACCAAGAGCAAGAGTACCATGGGGTGGTACTATGGGTTTAAGCTACACCTTGTCGTAGACAAAGAGGGACAGATATTGGCCTGGCGAATTACTACCGCCACGGTTGATGATCGTAAGGGCTTGAGTCTGGTTTGGAGCGAACTGACCGGCATGATTGTAGCAGATGCCGGATATCTGGGGAGTAACTGGCAAGAGGTAGCAAAAGATTTGGGCTTGAGGCTGCTCACAGGAGTAAAGAAGATCATGAGAAAGCTGATGAGCAAGTGGGAATACTTTCTACGCAAGGCCAGAGGTAGAGTTGAGACTACATTTTCAGTACTCAAGCTTAGGCTTGGGCTTGAGACCAGTCTGCCAAGATCAGTTATGGGCTTCTTTGCTCATTATGTGTGGTGTTTACTGGCATACCAGCTGAGACGCATGGGACAGCTGGAATCCCAAGCCAAACAAGCATTGTTAACAGATGGGGTGGCCTAA
- a CDS encoding NUDIX hydrolase, whose translation MGAGQHDSETLAEGQQVFTACAFIWRKESEVKQVFLARRADTKKFLPGVWELPGGHIDYGEDMCEGLAREVMEEFGMHVNIGEVLDVFTYMNEVKKCHSIEVIYFAQFTDPLENIRLHPEDHSTFGWFALDELEQTYVCPKDAADPEVAAIRKGFACLEIL comes from the coding sequence ATGGGGGCAGGGCAGCATGATAGTGAGACACTGGCGGAGGGGCAGCAGGTGTTTACTGCCTGTGCGTTCATATGGCGTAAAGAAAGTGAGGTGAAGCAGGTGTTTCTGGCGCGCCGCGCCGACACGAAAAAGTTTTTGCCCGGTGTGTGGGAGCTACCCGGCGGACACATAGACTACGGCGAAGATATGTGTGAGGGATTAGCGCGCGAGGTCATGGAAGAGTTTGGTATGCACGTAAATATTGGTGAAGTACTCGACGTATTTACCTACATGAACGAAGTGAAAAAGTGCCATTCCATAGAGGTAATTTACTTTGCACAGTTTACCGACCCGCTTGAAAACATCCGGCTTCACCCGGAAGACCACAGCACGTTCGGCTGGTTTGCGCTCGATGAACTGGAGCAAACCTATGTCTGCCCGAAAGACGCAGCTGACCCAGAAGTGGCCGCCATTCGCAAAGGTTTTGCGTGCCTGGAGATCTTGTAA
- a CDS encoding ABC transporter ATP-binding protein has product MKKSEAKQTGMRIALRYYVQCVLRYPRYMWGVVLVMPLTSLFGRYIPPLILANVINQLTLKHPTTGVWATFGDEILLYFVVLLVGIGLWRGIDYFMWRLEQNVRQDISEHVFRHMMRQSLDFHANNFSGSLVSQTNKLINGYIRIQDSTIYQVYPMLWGFVWATLILAPKAPLYSVFLVVLIVLFMAVSMLLARGIFAHLSRAAAAESKETGQLADAITNIGVIKSFARQSYEVDRFHKATDTTRRYVRQFARAHQRQMNIMGVMNRIIIGGALVVALVSVVSHGADVGTAFLIFSYTATIAEQLFEFGNATLRSYNRALSDAQEMAVKLTQKSSVEDPRVPEPLTIRTGAIQFRDVTFIHSGADDALFEKFSLSIEPGEKIGLVGHSGSGKTTFTRLLLRFSDIQDGAITIDGQDVSHITQEDLHSVIAYVPQEPLLFHRSIRENIAYGNLGADDAAIKRAAKHAHAHDFIRTLPARYDTLVGERGVKLSGGQRQRIAIARAMLKDAPVLVLDEATSALDSESEVLIQDALWKLMEGRTAIVIAHRLSTIQKMDRIVVLENGKIVEEGPHKTLLAKKGTYAKLWAHQSGGFIDE; this is encoded by the coding sequence ATGAAAAAATCTGAAGCAAAACAAACTGGCATGAGAATTGCACTGCGCTACTACGTACAGTGCGTTCTACGGTACCCCCGCTACATGTGGGGCGTAGTGCTTGTTATGCCGCTCACTTCCCTCTTTGGGCGCTACATACCACCACTTATACTCGCAAACGTCATAAACCAGCTTACCCTAAAACACCCAACCACAGGGGTATGGGCAACATTTGGGGACGAAATACTCCTCTATTTTGTGGTGCTCCTTGTCGGCATTGGCTTGTGGCGCGGAATAGATTATTTTATGTGGCGGCTCGAACAAAACGTTCGCCAAGACATTTCTGAGCACGTCTTCCGGCACATGATGCGCCAAAGTCTTGATTTTCATGCGAATAACTTCAGCGGGTCGCTCGTGTCGCAAACCAATAAGCTCATAAATGGGTATATTCGTATCCAAGACAGTACTATTTACCAGGTGTACCCCATGCTTTGGGGGTTTGTATGGGCAACCCTCATTCTTGCACCAAAAGCACCGCTATATTCGGTGTTTCTGGTTGTATTAATTGTGCTTTTTATGGCAGTGTCTATGCTGCTCGCCAGAGGCATATTTGCGCACTTGTCACGCGCTGCTGCTGCCGAAAGTAAAGAAACGGGGCAGCTCGCCGATGCCATTACCAACATAGGTGTCATAAAAAGCTTTGCCCGACAGTCATATGAAGTCGACCGTTTTCACAAAGCCACCGATACGACACGCCGGTACGTGCGGCAATTTGCCCGTGCACACCAGCGGCAAATGAACATCATGGGCGTTATGAACCGAATCATCATTGGTGGTGCGCTTGTGGTTGCGCTCGTTTCGGTGGTGAGCCACGGTGCAGACGTGGGTACGGCCTTCCTCATTTTTAGCTACACTGCTACGATTGCCGAGCAGCTCTTTGAGTTCGGTAACGCAACGCTACGGTCTTACAACCGGGCTCTCAGCGACGCACAGGAAATGGCCGTAAAGCTCACACAGAAATCAAGCGTTGAAGACCCTCGCGTACCAGAACCACTTACCATACGCACCGGCGCTATCCAGTTTCGTGATGTCACCTTCATTCATAGCGGCGCCGATGATGCACTGTTTGAAAAATTTAGCCTCTCTATTGAACCGGGTGAAAAAATTGGTCTTGTTGGGCACAGCGGCTCCGGTAAGACAACGTTTACCCGCTTACTCCTCCGCTTTTCCGACATTCAGGACGGCGCCATTACTATAGACGGTCAGGATGTGTCGCACATTACACAAGAGGACCTTCATAGTGTTATTGCCTATGTTCCGCAAGAACCTCTGCTTTTTCACCGTAGCATTCGTGAAAACATTGCGTACGGTAACCTTGGAGCAGACGATGCGGCCATAAAACGAGCCGCCAAACACGCCCATGCTCATGACTTTATACGGACACTGCCAGCGCGCTACGACACGCTCGTCGGTGAACGCGGCGTGAAGCTGAGCGGCGGGCAACGGCAGCGGATTGCTATAGCGAGAGCCATGCTAAAAGACGCCCCCGTACTCGTCCTCGACGAAGCAACGAGTGCACTCGACAGTGAAAGCGAAGTGCTCATTCAAGACGCACTATGGAAGCTTATGGAAGGTCGCACGGCTATTGTCATCGCCCACCGGTTAAGTACCATTCAAAAAATGGACCGAATAGTTGTACTCGAAAACGGCAAAATAGTCGAAGAAGGACCGCACAAAACCCTTTTAGCGAAGAAAGGCACGTACGCGAAACTATGGGCTCACCAAAGCGGAGGGTTTATAGATGAGTAA